In the genome of Rhodanobacter soli, the window ACCTGACCGATCACCTGCTCAGGCAGTTCGGTCTCACCGAATCGGAACTGTATGAGGTGAACGGCCCGGTGAACCTGGCGCGGTTGTTCCGCATCGCCAACAACGTGAGCTATCCGCAACTGCAATACCTGCCGTTCACGCCAGTGCTGCCGAAAGCGCTGCAGCACGCCGAAGACCTGTTCGAGGTGATCGGCAAGCAGGACGTGCTGCTGCTGCACCCGTATGAGTCGTTCGCGCCGGTGGTCGACCTGCTGCGCCAGGCGGCAAAGGACCCGCAGGTGCTGGCGATCAAGCAGACGCTGTACCGCACCAATGCGAACTCGGAAATCGTCGATGCGCTGGTCGATGCCGCCCGCGCCGGCAAGGAAGTGACCGCGGTGGTCGAGCTGCGCGCGCGCTTCGACGAGGAATCCAACCTCACGCTTGCCTCGCGCCTGCAGCAGGCCGGCGCGATGGTGATCTACGGTGTGGTAGGCATCAAGACGCACGCCAAGCTGATGCTGATCCAGCGCCGCGAGGGCAGCGAGCTGGTGCGTTATGCCCACCTCGGCACCGGCAACTACCACACCGGCAACGCCCGCCTGTACACCGACTACAGCCTGCTCACCTCCGACGAGGCGCTGTGCGAGGACGTGCACAAATTGTTCAGCCAGCTCACCGGCATGGGCAAGGTGCTGCACATGAAGAAATTGCTGCACGCACCGTTCACGCTGAAGAAGACCTTGCTGGAACTGATCGCACAGGAAGCCTCGCACGCCGCCGCCGGCAAGCCGGCGCAGATCATCTTCAAGGTCAACGCGCTGACCGAGCCGAAGATCATCCGCGCGCTGTACAAGGCCAGCATCGCCGGCGTGCAGGTGGACCTGATCGTGCGCGGCATCTGCTGCCTGCGCCCCGGCGTGGCCGGCGTTTCCGAAAACATCCGCGTGCGTTCGGTCATCGGCCGCTTCCTCGAACACAGCCGTGCCTACTGGTTCGCCAACGATGGCGAGCCGCAGCTGTACCTGTCCAGCGCCGACCTGATGGAACGCAACCTGGATCGCCGCGTTGAAACCGCCTTCCCGATCGAAGGCAAGAAACTGCAGCACCGCGTGCGCCATGCGCTGGAGCTCTACCTCACCGACAACACCAGCGCCTCGCTGCTGCAACCTGACGGTGAATACCTGCATTCATCCATCGCCGACGGTGAGCCCGTCCGCAACGTGCAGGTCGAGCTGATGGAGAAGCTGTGCGGGGCAGGGGCCGGCAGCACGCACTGAGATGATCGAGGCTTCCTGCGCACACGAAAAAGCCGGCGCAAGGCCGGCTTCCCGTCAATCGTAAAATCCGTGGTGGAGCGGATGGGGATCGAACCCACGACCTCCACGATGCGAACGTGGCGCTCTCCCAGCTGAGCTACCGCCCCACGGAAGCCGCAAATGGTAGCAGCGTGCTTGGGGGTTCGCCAAGACCTGATGTGCCAGGCTCAGCCGGGCAGCAGTGTGCTGAGGCGGTCGTGCAGCACGTCGCGGCGCCAGCCTTCGAGGAAGTCGGGCCATTCGGCGGTGACCACGTATTCCTCCAGCACCTTGCGCGGGCACAGCAGGCCGGGCGGCAGGTCGAGCTCGCCGGCGAGGGTGTCGATCAGCTGTTTCATGTCGCCGAGGGCTTTCTTCGCCTCGCCCTGCGGGTGGTTGGGGATGCGCGAGGTGGCGGCGATTTCCTCGGCGCTGACCGCGGGGGCCAGCAGTTCGAACAGCTCGCTGCGCTGGGCGGCGCGCAGCGCACGCTGGCCACGGCTGCGCTGTTCGAGATCGCCAAGGCTGGCCGGCGGCTGTTGCGCCAGGCTCAGCGCCAGGGCGTCGTCGAGCAGCCAGGGGCGTGGCACGTCGAGGCGGCGCGCGCTGCGGTCGCGCCACAGCAACAGGCGGCGCAGCAGGGCCTGTTGCGCGGCCGGCCAGTCGGCGGCGCCACGCAGGGCACGTTGCGGCTGCGGGTCGCCGTCGCGGTGGCTGGCGCGCTGCTTCAGGCGCGCGCAATCCTCGGCGTGCCAGGCACGGCGATCGCGCTGCTGCAGGCGTTCGGCCAACTGCTCGTGGATGGTTTTCAGGTACACGACATCCAGTGCGGCGTAGCTGCGCTGCGAGTCGGTGAGCGGGCGTTGCAGCCAGTCCGAACGGGTCTCGCCCTTGTCCAGGTCCACCCCGGTCAGCTCGGCGACCAGCGCGCGGTAGCTCAGGCCCAGGCCCATGCCGGCGAAGGCGGCGGCGATCTGGGTGTCGAACAGGATGTGCGGGCCGTCCGGCAGCAGCGGCGCGAGGGTTTCCAGGTCCTCGCCGGCGCTGTGCATGATGGTGACCGCCGGGCCGGCGCCGAGCAGCGGCTGCAGCGCCGCGCCGATGTCGAACGCGAGCGGATCAATCAGGGCGTAGCGCCCATTCCAGCCCAGTTGCAGCAGCGCCAGTTGCGGGTAGAACGTGTTGCGGCGCATGAACTCGGTATCCAGGCCGATGGCGGCGTCGGCGGGTATCGCGGCCAGCCACGCTTGCAGCGCATCGGGGCGGTCGATCCAGTCGGCGGCAGCGGTTTCGGGCAGTGACATCGGTACTCCTTGGAAGGCGCGGGCGCGGATTGCCCTGTCGGCGGTTTGTGCCTATGGTGAGCAGCGCACGATAACAGGCCGCACCAAGGACGCCCATCTATGCCGAACAACGCAACCCTGCGCCGTCAGCGCACTCTCGGTGGAGCGCTCGGGGTGATCGTGCTGGGGTTCGCGCTGACGTATCACTTCTTTCCGCGGTTGTTCCATGTCGACCCGACCCAGGCACCGCGCCGTTCGATGTCGCTGGGCGCCGCCACGTCGGGCAGCGGCTTGCAGCCGGAGCGGATGTCGGCGATCGGCGAGCTCAACGCCGGACCACCGCTGACGCTGGCACCGACGGCGGTGATCGTCGCGCGCAACAGCAAGAATGCGAATCTGCCCGAGCAGCTGAGTGCGGACCCGCCCGAGGTGAAGGCCTTGCTGGATCGCGCGACCAAGGCGCTGCATGCCGGCCAACTGGTCGGTGACGGGAACAGCGCCGCCGCGTTGTTCCAGCAGGCGCTGAAGGACAAGCCGGACAGCCGTCGCGCGGTGCAGGGCCTGTTCGACGTGCGCGCGCGGCTGGTGGCGGAGATCGATCAGGACATCGCGGTGGGCGACGTCGATGCGGCGCAGGACCTGCTCGGCGCGCTGCGCGCGCTGCCGAATGCCGAAGCGGAAGTGACGCAGCTGGAAGCGAGCCTGAAGGTCCTGGAGAAGGTGCGGCCGATGCTGGCGAAGGCCGCCGGCCTGCTGCAGCAGGGCAGGGCCGACCGGCCCGCGGGCGGCAGTGCGCTGGACCTGTACCGCGAGGTGCAGACGCTGGACCCGCAGAATGCGGTGGCCGAGCAGGGCATCTTC includes:
- the ppk1 gene encoding polyphosphate kinase 1, which encodes MSSRLIRETLPTDAAAPAANDAAPSTPGPDLTDSRLYIHRELSQLQFNIRVLDQALDERTPLLERLKFLLIFSANMDEFFEIRVAGLKGQIALDHEMIGPDGIPPRRALAEISEIAHRQIARQYAILNERILPELVTHGIRIVRRTQWTHKQKMWVRRYFREEVAPLVTPIGLDPTHPFPLLVNKSLNFIVRLDGVDAFGRDSGLAIVPAPRVLPRLIRMPLEICEGGDNYVLLSSIIHAHAEELFPGMQVLGCYQFRLTRNADLTLDPEDVEDLALALRGELYSRRFGDAVRLEVADNCPKDLTDHLLRQFGLTESELYEVNGPVNLARLFRIANNVSYPQLQYLPFTPVLPKALQHAEDLFEVIGKQDVLLLHPYESFAPVVDLLRQAAKDPQVLAIKQTLYRTNANSEIVDALVDAARAGKEVTAVVELRARFDEESNLTLASRLQQAGAMVIYGVVGIKTHAKLMLIQRREGSELVRYAHLGTGNYHTGNARLYTDYSLLTSDEALCEDVHKLFSQLTGMGKVLHMKKLLHAPFTLKKTLLELIAQEASHAAAGKPAQIIFKVNALTEPKIIRALYKASIAGVQVDLIVRGICCLRPGVAGVSENIRVRSVIGRFLEHSRAYWFANDGEPQLYLSSADLMERNLDRRVETAFPIEGKKLQHRVRHALELYLTDNTSASLLQPDGEYLHSSIADGEPVRNVQVELMEKLCGAGAGSTH
- the rnd gene encoding ribonuclease D gives rise to the protein MSLPETAAADWIDRPDALQAWLAAIPADAAIGLDTEFMRRNTFYPQLALLQLGWNGRYALIDPLAFDIGAALQPLLGAGPAVTIMHSAGEDLETLAPLLPDGPHILFDTQIAAAFAGMGLGLSYRALVAELTGVDLDKGETRSDWLQRPLTDSQRSYAALDVVYLKTIHEQLAERLQQRDRRAWHAEDCARLKQRASHRDGDPQPQRALRGAADWPAAQQALLRRLLLWRDRSARRLDVPRPWLLDDALALSLAQQPPASLGDLEQRSRGQRALRAAQRSELFELLAPAVSAEEIAATSRIPNHPQGEAKKALGDMKQLIDTLAGELDLPPGLLCPRKVLEEYVVTAEWPDFLEGWRRDVLHDRLSTLLPG